Proteins encoded within one genomic window of Halocatena marina:
- a CDS encoding MBL fold metallo-hydrolase, with product MTVTHDDVTFDWLGYATLRIETPDGFVAYLDPGRYGVLTGEWIPDTDDIAHPPGTDYDLKDGDLVCVTHNHHYDADGIQRVAHEDATVVIYDGVDAGSIDRDVLAVDELPHDVTRIETDEQLDLDSGSVRAVPAYNDPEGPHTNADGSPFHPEGFGCGYLLTLDGRSIFWPGDSDVLDEYENLGVSTSTSESTSLSVFVPPIGGSFTMDRREAADLAARFDPDLVLPIHYNTFDALETDSSAFAADVARRGIPVVLDEA from the coding sequence ATGACGGTCACTCACGATGACGTTACGTTTGATTGGTTAGGATACGCCACGCTCCGAATCGAGACACCTGATGGATTCGTTGCGTATCTCGACCCCGGACGGTACGGCGTTCTCACCGGGGAGTGGATACCCGACACTGACGATATCGCACATCCTCCCGGGACCGATTACGATCTCAAAGACGGCGACCTCGTCTGCGTGACGCACAACCACCACTACGACGCCGACGGAATCCAGCGTGTTGCACACGAAGACGCGACTGTCGTCATCTACGACGGAGTCGATGCGGGCAGTATCGACCGCGATGTGCTCGCAGTTGATGAACTCCCCCACGATGTGACCCGAATCGAAACCGACGAACAGCTGGATCTAGACAGTGGAAGCGTTCGGGCGGTTCCAGCCTACAACGACCCCGAGGGACCCCACACCAACGCTGATGGATCGCCGTTCCACCCCGAAGGGTTCGGGTGTGGCTATCTTCTCACACTCGACGGACGATCCATCTTCTGGCCGGGAGACAGCGATGTTCTTGATGAATACGAGAATCTTGGCGTTTCGACGTCCACATCCGAATCGACGTCGCTCTCTGTGTTTGTGCCACCGATCGGAGGGAGTTTCACGATGGACCGGCGCGAGGCTGCCGATCTCGCAGCTCGGTTCGACCCGGACCTCGTGCTCCCGATTCACTACAATACGTTCGATGCGCTCGAAACAGATTCGAGTGCGTTCGCCGCAGATGTTGCACGTCGGGGCATCCCCGTCGTGCTGGATGAAGCGTAG
- a CDS encoding uracil-DNA glycosylase family protein: MAEFPNPDSKNAIAESCTRCSALVESRECISWGVGPNNADLVVVGEAPGAGTPDAEQWQGGNWTGMAYTTRHSGRKIRDMMAEIGYSGVYYTNAVKCFPSDGAGSNREPTSEERTNCRSHLVREIKQIRPQCVITTGKHATQALLAVEEKTIDGFLDTILEPITCPKLAVPVLPILHPSYQAVWLFRLGFTRESYLDAIRDAIEAAESS; this comes from the coding sequence ATGGCCGAGTTCCCCAATCCCGATTCGAAAAACGCGATCGCAGAGTCGTGTACGCGCTGTTCGGCGCTCGTCGAATCGCGCGAGTGCATCTCGTGGGGTGTTGGACCGAACAATGCGGACCTCGTGGTGGTCGGGGAAGCTCCCGGTGCGGGAACCCCCGACGCCGAGCAGTGGCAGGGCGGTAACTGGACTGGGATGGCCTACACGACTCGCCATTCTGGACGGAAGATCCGGGATATGATGGCCGAAATCGGCTATTCTGGGGTGTATTACACGAACGCGGTCAAGTGTTTCCCGAGCGACGGCGCGGGATCGAACCGCGAGCCGACAAGCGAAGAGCGCACGAACTGCCGCTCTCATCTCGTTCGGGAGATCAAACAGATCCGTCCGCAGTGTGTCATTACGACCGGAAAGCACGCAACGCAGGCGTTGCTCGCCGTCGAGGAGAAAACGATCGACGGATTCCTCGACACGATCCTTGAACCGATTACGTGCCCAAAGCTCGCTGTTCCTGTCCTCCCGATTCTCCACCCATCGTACCAAGCGGTGTGGCTCTTCCGATTGGGATTCACTCGTGAATCGTATCTCGACGCGATACGGGATGCAATCGAAGCAGCCGAATCGTCGTGA
- a CDS encoding DNA topoisomerase VI subunit B, which translates to MTSYQSELGGRESVAEELAESQRSISIAEFFEKNKHMLGFDSGARGLVTAVKEAVDNALDATEEAGILPDLYIEITEEGDYYRLVVEDNGPGITKEQIPKVFGKLLYGSRFHVREQKRGQQGIGISAAVLYSQLTSGKPAMITSRTERDAAAEYFELIIDTDTNEPEISVETTTTWERPHGTRIELEMEANMRARQQLHDYIKHTAVVNPHARIEFKEPREQLKFERVTDQLPAETEEIRPHPHGVELGSLIKMLGETDSYSISGFLQAEFTRVGQKTAASVTDAFRDRHFGRELSWQPLHAQRHAREGEQETGREGVSEKTNGALVVEELDIETVVTDAVANKSADATATFATRVAEAVTERDRIAHHELIEIVAETGEQMKADSGVTFGKTVQKNTVVAVWDTITENCAADLAQLIDDATTSRKGMAAIEGMARRITTKLDTVERHRITREMLSEYVNRAAEQTKERDGETFGETAQNNVTEAIWSTCRTVPDDPPAVRKVSTDRDIASELLEAMRETDILAPPTDCLAPITNELVEEGLRKEFDADFYAAATRDAEVHGGDPFIVEAGIAYGGELSADGRIDMLRFANRVPLVYQRGACATSDVIQEINWRNYGLDQPGGTGMPNGPAVVMMHVASTNVPFTSESKDAIANVPAIENEIELALREAARDLKRYLKKRRSLERRQRKRNVIADILPAMADKLTEMTDRDPLAVEDSLARIMNNVLIERTVENGGVRLAVTNHSDRVADLNLTDIVSVDPGDVEGATVVEMDGEWFVKWAPSVGSGEEAALLYDVNGDASFDISVEGIEAEKLSLNA; encoded by the coding sequence ATGACATCGTACCAATCGGAGCTCGGCGGGCGTGAGAGCGTCGCCGAGGAGTTGGCAGAGAGCCAACGATCTATCTCCATTGCCGAATTTTTCGAGAAAAACAAGCATATGCTTGGCTTTGACAGCGGTGCCAGGGGACTGGTCACAGCTGTCAAAGAAGCAGTAGACAACGCGCTCGATGCGACCGAGGAGGCGGGTATTCTTCCAGATCTTTATATCGAAATCACAGAAGAGGGCGATTACTACCGCCTCGTCGTTGAAGACAATGGCCCGGGCATCACGAAAGAGCAAATTCCAAAGGTGTTCGGTAAATTGCTGTACGGCTCTCGGTTTCACGTTCGTGAACAGAAGCGCGGACAGCAGGGTATTGGGATTTCGGCTGCTGTTCTCTACTCACAACTCACGAGCGGAAAGCCCGCGATGATCACGTCTCGGACCGAACGAGATGCTGCGGCTGAGTACTTCGAACTCATTATCGATACAGACACGAACGAACCGGAGATTTCGGTCGAGACGACGACCACGTGGGAGCGTCCGCACGGGACGCGGATCGAACTGGAGATGGAAGCGAATATGCGCGCCCGCCAGCAGCTACACGATTACATCAAGCACACGGCGGTTGTCAACCCCCACGCTCGCATCGAGTTCAAGGAGCCACGAGAACAGCTGAAGTTCGAGCGAGTGACCGATCAGCTTCCGGCTGAAACGGAAGAGATCCGGCCCCACCCACACGGCGTTGAGCTTGGATCCCTCATCAAAATGCTCGGAGAGACGGATTCATACTCAATTTCAGGATTTCTACAAGCCGAGTTCACGCGGGTCGGCCAGAAGACAGCAGCCTCCGTCACCGATGCCTTCCGAGATCGTCACTTCGGGAGAGAGCTATCGTGGCAACCGCTACACGCACAGCGCCACGCTCGTGAAGGCGAACAAGAAACTGGACGCGAAGGTGTATCCGAAAAGACAAACGGCGCACTCGTCGTCGAGGAGCTGGATATCGAGACAGTCGTCACAGATGCGGTGGCGAACAAGAGCGCAGATGCGACCGCCACATTTGCAACACGGGTTGCTGAGGCCGTCACAGAGCGTGATCGTATCGCCCATCACGAACTCATCGAGATCGTAGCAGAGACTGGAGAACAGATGAAAGCCGACTCGGGGGTGACGTTCGGCAAGACGGTTCAGAAAAACACTGTCGTAGCTGTATGGGATACGATTACAGAAAACTGTGCGGCTGATCTCGCTCAGCTCATTGACGACGCCACGACGAGCCGCAAAGGAATGGCGGCGATCGAGGGAATGGCTCGCCGTATCACTACAAAGCTCGACACTGTAGAACGGCACCGAATCACGCGAGAGATGCTGTCGGAGTACGTCAACCGTGCAGCCGAACAGACGAAAGAGCGTGATGGTGAAACGTTCGGAGAGACGGCACAGAACAACGTAACAGAGGCCATCTGGTCGACCTGTCGGACCGTTCCGGACGACCCTCCGGCAGTGCGCAAAGTCAGTACGGATCGAGATATCGCAAGCGAACTACTGGAGGCAATGCGTGAAACAGACATTCTCGCGCCACCAACAGACTGTCTCGCTCCGATCACGAACGAGCTGGTTGAAGAAGGACTGCGAAAGGAGTTCGACGCCGATTTCTACGCTGCGGCGACGCGGGATGCAGAGGTCCATGGTGGTGACCCATTCATTGTCGAGGCAGGTATCGCCTACGGGGGCGAGCTGTCCGCCGACGGCCGAATTGATATGCTCCGCTTTGCTAATCGAGTCCCACTGGTCTATCAGCGCGGAGCCTGTGCCACATCCGATGTGATCCAAGAGATCAACTGGCGGAACTACGGGCTCGATCAACCCGGCGGAACCGGGATGCCGAACGGGCCTGCCGTCGTGATGATGCACGTCGCCTCGACGAACGTTCCGTTTACGAGTGAGTCGAAAGACGCCATCGCAAACGTCCCCGCCATCGAAAACGAGATCGAACTCGCGCTCCGAGAGGCAGCGCGCGATCTCAAGCGCTATCTCAAAAAGCGCCGCTCACTCGAACGACGCCAGCGCAAACGGAACGTTATCGCCGACATCCTCCCGGCGATGGCCGATAAGCTCACAGAGATGACCGACCGTGATCCACTCGCTGTCGAAGACTCACTTGCACGGATCATGAACAACGTCCTCATCGAGCGAACCGTCGAGAACGGAGGTGTTCGACTCGCCGTAACGAACCACAGTGATCGTGTTGCAGACCTCAACCTAACCGATATCGTGAGCGTCGATCCCGGTGACGTCGAAGGTGCGACCGTCGTCGAGATGGATGGAGAGTGGTTCGTCAAGTGGGCCCCAAGCGTTGGAAGCGGCGAAGAAGCTGCCTTACTGTACGACGTGAACGGGGACGCCTCATTCGACATTTCTGTCGAAGGAATCGAAGCCGAGAAACTCTCGCTTAACGCCTAA
- a CDS encoding UPF0175 family protein — MTEDELDLIDRLTTVQDGSRSESIRRAIRRGARGELIRIALQRYQKGEIGMRGAAELAGVTLSEILHEANERGVLSNYDETDLSHDVAALR; from the coding sequence ATGACAGAGGACGAGCTCGATCTAATCGATCGGCTCACGACAGTCCAAGACGGTAGTCGAAGTGAGAGCATTCGACGAGCCATTCGTCGTGGTGCCCGCGGAGAACTCATTCGGATCGCCCTCCAGCGCTATCAGAAGGGCGAGATTGGAATGCGCGGAGCGGCCGAACTCGCTGGTGTGACCCTCTCCGAGATACTGCACGAGGCGAACGAGCGTGGCGTACTGTCGAATTACGACGAGACAGATCTCTCACATGACGTGGCCGCACTTCGATGA
- a CDS encoding NUDIX hydrolase N-terminal domain-containing protein encodes MTDDSADEFLALLDELRIMAKVGLRYADDPYDTERYERILELVSEWYGRSVDMPTREVRDRFADELGYVTPKVSGDAAIFDDDGRILLQLRADDETWCLPGGYTEPNESPRETAVRETREETGLTVEPVDLIGIYTRAPGEYGPHGLVVHVYLCAVNGGDLEVSHEGRDVRYWPIDEVPVWHNHHHAQCAGDARELWDEMANR; translated from the coding sequence ATGACGGATGATTCTGCAGACGAGTTTCTCGCCTTGCTCGACGAGCTTCGGATCATGGCAAAGGTCGGTCTCCGGTACGCGGATGATCCGTACGATACGGAGCGATACGAACGGATATTAGAACTAGTCAGTGAGTGGTACGGTCGATCGGTCGATATGCCCACTAGGGAGGTTCGGGATCGATTTGCCGATGAACTCGGATACGTCACGCCGAAAGTAAGCGGTGATGCCGCCATCTTTGACGACGATGGTCGAATTCTCTTGCAGTTGCGCGCGGACGATGAAACGTGGTGTCTTCCGGGTGGATACACCGAACCGAACGAATCGCCGCGCGAAACCGCAGTTCGAGAAACACGCGAAGAGACTGGACTCACTGTCGAGCCGGTCGATCTGATCGGAATTTACACGCGAGCCCCCGGCGAGTACGGCCCGCACGGGCTGGTGGTACACGTCTACCTGTGTGCTGTCAACGGTGGCGACCTCGAAGTGTCTCACGAGGGACGAGACGTTCGTTATTGGCCTATCGACGAGGTGCCCGTCTGGCACAACCACCATCACGCCCAATGCGCCGGGGATGCGCGAGAACTGTGGGACGAGATGGCGAACCGATGA
- a CDS encoding AIR synthase family protein produces the protein MVGKVSATDLERLVFTRLGSADPAVIQGPEYGEDTAAIQVGEETLVVNSDPISLAVDRVGTLGVMVACNDVAASGGTPRWLTNVCILPEDGERTLDRITHQIDEAATELGVQVVGGHAEYSAELSRPLLSMTCIGTTDRYVPTSGAAPGDLILLTGEAGIEGTAILASDFHEELDGQVEERVLSNATDLFEKISILDAASVLTSHATAMHDPTEGGVLAGLVELAVSSSVEFAVERGAIPVRPETKTLCAAMEVDPLRIFGSGALLATIPEAEREAALAALADNGIPATVIGRVNAAPDDDGRVLLDEETLASPVEDDLYDLWE, from the coding sequence ATGGTTGGGAAAGTTTCTGCAACAGATTTAGAACGGCTGGTCTTTACGAGACTCGGCAGCGCGGATCCGGCGGTGATTCAGGGCCCCGAATACGGTGAAGACACGGCGGCGATTCAGGTGGGCGAGGAGACGCTGGTCGTCAACTCCGACCCGATTTCGCTCGCGGTCGACCGCGTCGGCACGCTGGGTGTGATGGTCGCGTGCAACGACGTTGCGGCGTCTGGCGGCACCCCTCGCTGGCTGACGAACGTCTGCATTCTTCCGGAGGACGGCGAACGGACACTCGATCGGATCACACACCAGATCGACGAGGCCGCGACTGAACTGGGCGTGCAGGTCGTCGGTGGTCACGCAGAGTACTCTGCAGAGCTGTCCCGTCCGCTGCTGTCGATGACGTGTATTGGAACGACAGACCGGTACGTTCCCACCTCGGGAGCTGCTCCCGGTGATCTCATTCTCCTCACTGGTGAGGCCGGAATCGAGGGAACCGCTATTCTGGCCTCAGATTTCCACGAAGAACTCGACGGACAGGTCGAAGAACGCGTTCTCTCGAACGCGACGGACCTCTTCGAGAAAATAAGCATCCTCGATGCGGCGTCGGTTCTCACGTCACACGCGACAGCGATGCACGACCCGACCGAAGGCGGCGTCCTCGCTGGTCTCGTCGAGCTGGCCGTCTCATCGTCCGTCGAATTCGCCGTCGAACGGGGCGCTATTCCTGTTCGGCCAGAAACCAAAACGCTCTGTGCCGCCATGGAAGTCGATCCCCTCAGGATCTTTGGCTCGGGCGCACTCCTCGCTACGATCCCTGAAGCCGAGCGGGAGGCGGCGCTCGCGGCGCTCGCTGACAACGGAATTCCTGCGACCGTTATCGGCCGAGTGAACGCTGCTCCTGACGACGATGGACGCGTCCTTCTCGATGAGGAGACACTCGCTTCTCCCGTCGAAGACGACCTCTACGACCTCTGGGAGTGA
- a CDS encoding SDR family oxidoreductase: MDAAAEITLTDERIIVIGDSAVGITTAQAVADHGGQAVLTKRPGRQPSIEPRDERTEDEKHATRDERESSDTDNTASTNWGVSDDETESVATDREQIETYDLDSTDEAAVEAFFDEIGAFDHLVCTTKHVPTGGPVETDTEALRDVFAVAFWESYYAAKYSAKHLGEGSSITFVSGNTATKPSVQFFAKGMANAAIETLTKYLAVEIGPVRVNAVSPGRIDALGVTEDTQQSLADSLPAKRIGNPDDIADAILFAITNPHTTGTVIRVDGGDLLV, encoded by the coding sequence ATGGACGCCGCAGCCGAGATCACGCTGACAGATGAGCGGATCATTGTTATCGGCGATTCTGCGGTCGGTATTACTACTGCACAGGCGGTAGCCGATCACGGAGGGCAGGCAGTCCTCACGAAACGACCGGGCAGACAGCCGTCGATCGAACCGAGAGACGAACGAACAGAGGACGAAAAACACGCGACCAGAGACGAGAGAGAGAGCAGCGACACCGACAACACTGCCAGCACCAATTGGGGTGTTTCAGATGATGAGACCGAATCAGTTGCCACCGATCGAGAGCAGATCGAGACGTACGACCTCGACAGCACGGACGAGGCGGCGGTTGAGGCGTTCTTCGACGAGATCGGTGCGTTCGATCACCTGGTTTGTACCACAAAGCACGTCCCGACAGGTGGACCGGTGGAGACCGACACCGAAGCACTTCGTGACGTGTTTGCGGTGGCGTTCTGGGAGTCGTACTACGCCGCAAAGTACAGCGCAAAACATCTCGGTGAGGGGAGCTCGATCACATTTGTTTCGGGAAACACCGCGACGAAACCCTCGGTCCAATTCTTCGCCAAAGGGATGGCGAACGCGGCTATCGAAACACTGACAAAATATCTCGCGGTCGAGATCGGACCGGTCCGGGTGAACGCGGTCAGTCCCGGTCGGATCGATGCGCTCGGAGTGACTGAAGACACACAACAGTCACTGGCCGATTCCCTGCCAGCAAAGCGGATTGGAAATCCAGATGACATCGCCGATGCGATCCTATTTGCTATAACGAATCCGCATACGACGGGAACCGTGATTCGTGTCGATGGCGGAGATCTCCTCGTATAA
- a CDS encoding amidohydrolase family protein: MTTFVSVTDAHVHLLPERLLRAIRRALTEQAGWRFPHPTVQDEIEETLETAGIERYFALPYAHKPGMADDLNEWVLDRSTNSEMAVPFATVHADDSVASVVERAFEAGARGLKFQCPVQKCGPTDPRLDPAFELAAEYDRPIVFHAGTAPIYEGNPHVGVDQFAQFLASYPEIRASCAHMGTFEHEAYIDLVREHDNAFLDTSFVMSSAIGEYIDFDPATISNAVFEDLSGSIMYGSDYPNIPHSYRAERELLLERDLPNEVYEDLFWRSATRFLGQSEGE, translated from the coding sequence ATGACGACGTTCGTCTCAGTAACTGACGCACACGTCCATTTGCTTCCGGAAAGATTGTTGCGGGCGATCCGTCGCGCGCTCACCGAACAGGCAGGCTGGCGGTTCCCGCATCCAACTGTACAGGATGAGATCGAAGAGACGCTCGAAACGGCGGGTATCGAGCGCTACTTCGCGCTTCCATACGCCCACAAACCCGGCATGGCAGACGATCTCAACGAGTGGGTCCTCGATCGATCCACGAACTCCGAGATGGCCGTCCCGTTCGCTACAGTCCACGCTGACGATAGCGTGGCAAGCGTCGTCGAACGCGCTTTCGAAGCTGGTGCACGGGGGCTGAAATTCCAGTGTCCTGTACAAAAATGTGGACCGACCGATCCACGGCTCGATCCCGCGTTCGAACTGGCTGCGGAGTACGACCGCCCGATCGTATTCCACGCGGGAACCGCCCCGATATACGAAGGTAACCCACACGTCGGTGTGGATCAGTTCGCGCAGTTCCTCGCGTCATACCCCGAGATTCGTGCCTCCTGTGCCCACATGGGGACGTTCGAGCACGAGGCGTACATCGATCTCGTCCGCGAACACGACAACGCGTTCCTCGACACCAGTTTTGTCATGTCGAGTGCCATCGGTGAGTACATCGATTTCGACCCGGCGACGATCTCCAATGCCGTGTTCGAAGATCTCTCTGGGTCGATCATGTACGGCTCTGATTATCCGAACATTCCGCACAGCTACCGAGCAGAAAGAGAGCTCCTCCTCGAACGTGATCTCCCGAACGAGGTGTACGAAGACCTCTTTTGGCGGTCTGCAACGCGGTTTCTCGGTCAGTCCGAAGGAGAGTGA
- a CDS encoding HIT family protein, with amino-acid sequence MSEDCIFCRIVAGEIPSRTVYEDDTVFAFLDANPLAPGHTLVIPKAHHERLNDLPADLAHDVLDRLYQLVPQVERAVDADGTTVAFNNGPAAGQEVQHVHGHIVPRFENDGGGPIHAIAGQQPDLDDNELDEIAERIAQSE; translated from the coding sequence ATGAGCGAGGACTGCATTTTCTGTCGTATCGTCGCCGGTGAGATCCCCAGTCGAACAGTTTACGAAGACGACACAGTGTTCGCGTTTCTCGATGCGAACCCACTCGCACCTGGACACACACTCGTCATCCCGAAGGCCCACCACGAACGGCTGAATGATCTTCCCGCAGATCTCGCACACGACGTTCTCGACCGACTCTACCAACTCGTCCCGCAGGTCGAACGCGCGGTCGATGCGGACGGGACGACCGTCGCGTTCAACAATGGTCCCGCCGCAGGGCAGGAAGTCCAACACGTTCACGGCCACATCGTTCCCCGATTCGAAAACGACGGCGGCGGACCGATCCACGCTATCGCTGGCCAACAACCCGATTTGGACGACAACGAACTCGACGAGATCGCAGAACGGATCGCCCAGTCGGAGTAA
- a CDS encoding DNA topoisomerase IV subunit A produces the protein MSTNTDSDADARDRLLDLAAEFYDQFASGDVPSMQIPTRTKSNIEYDEEHGVWVYGDRHSTRSANNVSGAKKLLKAIYVIDFLAQQLDQDRSSTLRELYYLSESWDLDAAQFSDQDESNQLIEDLEIVSDVTREDFHMRPEESGATLMGPLHLREQTRRGERDIHCQEDVGAGGYQIPNNPDTIEFLDHSADFVLCVETGGMRDRLVENGFDEAFNTIVVHLKGQPARATRRITRRLRDELDLPVVVFTDGDPWSYRIFASVAYGSIKSAHLSEYLATPQAQFIGIQPTDIVEYDLPTDPLSKSDVNALQSELDDPRFQSDYWIEQIERQLDIEKKAEQQALASRGLDFVTDTYLPERLSDMGVL, from the coding sequence ATGAGTACGAATACAGATTCCGACGCTGATGCCCGCGACCGACTTCTCGATCTCGCGGCCGAGTTCTACGACCAGTTCGCTTCCGGGGACGTTCCTTCGATGCAGATTCCCACTCGAACGAAATCGAACATCGAATACGACGAAGAGCACGGTGTGTGGGTCTACGGTGATCGACACTCGACGCGCTCTGCCAACAACGTTTCCGGCGCGAAGAAGCTCCTCAAAGCAATCTACGTCATCGACTTTCTCGCACAGCAACTGGACCAGGATCGTTCGTCGACCCTGCGTGAGTTGTACTACTTGAGCGAGTCGTGGGATCTCGATGCGGCCCAATTCTCGGATCAAGACGAGTCGAACCAGCTCATCGAGGACCTCGAAATTGTCTCGGACGTTACGCGTGAGGACTTCCATATGCGGCCAGAAGAGTCCGGTGCGACGCTGATGGGACCACTCCACCTCCGAGAACAGACGCGCCGCGGCGAACGCGATATTCACTGTCAGGAAGACGTTGGCGCAGGGGGCTATCAGATTCCGAACAATCCAGATACGATCGAATTCCTCGATCACAGCGCCGATTTCGTCCTTTGTGTCGAGACCGGCGGAATGCGCGATCGGCTCGTCGAGAATGGATTCGACGAAGCGTTCAACACCATCGTCGTCCATCTCAAGGGCCAGCCTGCTCGTGCGACGCGACGAATCACTCGCCGCCTCCGCGACGAACTCGATTTACCCGTAGTGGTCTTTACTGACGGCGACCCGTGGTCGTACCGGATCTTCGCCTCGGTCGCCTACGGGAGTATTAAGAGTGCGCATCTCTCTGAGTATCTGGCGACACCGCAGGCACAGTTCATCGGTATCCAACCGACCGATATTGTCGAGTACGATCTCCCGACGGATCCGCTTTCGAAGTCCGATGTGAACGCACTCCAGAGCGAACTCGACGATCCACGTTTTCAGTCGGATTACTGGATCGAACAGATCGAACGCCAACTCGACATCGAGAAAAAGGCAGAGCAGCAGGCGCTCGCATCGCGCGGTCTCGATTTCGTCACGGACACATACCTACCTGAACGACTGTCTGATATGGGCGTGTTGTAG
- a CDS encoding universal stress protein — MYEYLLTVDGDEARARAQAETIADQPESAANIHTTILHVFTENDETSVQEITAATLARDILTDAGIAVDLDETVGDPTTAILEKAEQVDANRICVSGKKRTPTGKVIFGSVTQGIILSTQRPVLVCSADD; from the coding sequence ATGTACGAGTACCTCCTGACAGTGGATGGAGATGAAGCGCGGGCGCGGGCACAGGCCGAAACTATCGCCGACCAGCCCGAAAGCGCAGCGAACATCCACACAACGATCCTCCACGTGTTCACTGAAAACGACGAAACGTCCGTCCAAGAGATCACAGCTGCGACGCTGGCGCGTGACATCCTCACGGACGCTGGGATCGCTGTCGATCTCGACGAAACGGTTGGTGATCCGACGACAGCCATCCTCGAAAAAGCAGAGCAGGTCGATGCGAACCGGATCTGCGTGTCGGGGAAAAAGCGTACGCCAACGGGAAAGGTCATCTTCGGGAGCGTCACACAGGGCATCATCCTCAGCACGCAGCGGCCGGTGTTGGTCTGTAGCGCGGACGACTAA